In a single window of the Limnochorda sp. L945t genome:
- a CDS encoding motility protein A, protein MDVTTILGILIGLGLIGGSIMIGGSILPYLDLPSLLLTMGGTVAATIINYRGRQLTNALRIIGIAAGHRSFQPDELIRLIVRLAEKARREGLLAMEEEAETIRDPFLRRGIQLVVDGTDPELVRNIMDIELTFIEERHRQGQALFESLAVYAPAFGMIGTLVGLIRMLGKLHDPATVGPAMSLALLTTLYGALAAYLVFTPIAGKLRVKNDEEVMIREMMIEGVLSIQAGENPRIVEEKLRSFLPPARKEPARSARPQPGRATSTPPQPAVTSGARAR, encoded by the coding sequence GTGGATGTCACCACGATCCTGGGCATACTCATCGGGCTCGGCCTCATCGGCGGGTCCATCATGATCGGGGGGAGCATCCTCCCGTACCTCGACCTGCCGTCGTTGTTGCTGACGATGGGGGGCACCGTGGCGGCCACCATCATCAACTACCGGGGCCGCCAGCTCACGAACGCGCTCCGGATCATCGGCATCGCTGCGGGGCATCGCAGTTTCCAGCCGGACGAGCTCATCCGCCTCATCGTCCGCCTGGCGGAGAAAGCCCGGCGCGAGGGCCTTCTCGCCATGGAAGAAGAGGCGGAGACCATCCGGGATCCCTTCCTGCGCCGGGGCATCCAGCTGGTCGTGGACGGCACGGATCCCGAACTCGTACGCAACATCATGGACATCGAGCTGACCTTCATCGAAGAGCGCCACCGCCAGGGCCAGGCGCTGTTCGAGTCGCTCGCGGTCTATGCGCCGGCGTTCGGCATGATCGGCACCCTGGTGGGGCTCATCCGCATGCTGGGCAAGCTCCACGATCCGGCCACCGTTGGGCCTGCCATGTCTCTGGCACTGTTGACCACCCTTTACGGCGCTCTGGCCGCCTACCTGGTCTTCACGCCCATCGCCGGCAAGCTGCGGGTCAAGAACGACGAGGAAGTCATGATCCGGGAGATGATGATCGAAGGCGTGCTCTCGATCCAGGCGGGCGAAAACCCCCGCATCGTGGAGGAGAAGCTGCGCTCCTTCCTGCCCCCGGCGCGCAAGGAGCCGGCCCGCTCCGCCCGTCCTCAGCCCGGCCGGGCCACGTCGACCCCACCTCAACCGGCGGTGACCAGCGGTGCGCGGGCTCGCTAG
- a CDS encoding OmpA family protein, giving the protein MSAPQWMVTYSDMVTQLLALFVILFAISTVDMQRFEAIMSAFRGAIGILDTGRSFEPQSSVGSPPIAIAPNPTSASSVQIQQVYRELARVVEAEGLGEGVKLVPEERGIVVRFADRVLFDLGKDELRPESMRALDVVAGVLKQIPNDVRVEGHTDNLPIHNERFASNWELSVARATRVVRYLIERHGLTPARLSAAGYGEFHPLVPNTSEANRQKNRRVDVVILRTGLKEEPAR; this is encoded by the coding sequence ATGAGCGCCCCCCAGTGGATGGTGACCTATTCGGACATGGTCACCCAGCTTTTGGCGCTGTTCGTCATCCTCTTCGCCATCTCGACGGTGGACATGCAGCGTTTCGAGGCCATCATGTCGGCTTTCCGCGGCGCCATCGGTATCCTGGACACGGGGCGCTCCTTCGAGCCGCAGTCGTCGGTCGGCAGCCCCCCGATCGCCATCGCGCCCAACCCCACGTCGGCGTCGTCGGTGCAGATCCAGCAGGTCTACCGGGAGCTCGCTCGAGTCGTCGAGGCCGAGGGGCTCGGCGAAGGCGTGAAGCTCGTGCCCGAGGAGCGCGGCATCGTGGTGCGCTTCGCCGACCGCGTGCTGTTCGACCTGGGCAAGGACGAGCTCCGCCCGGAGTCGATGCGGGCCCTCGACGTGGTGGCCGGCGTGTTGAAGCAGATTCCCAACGACGTGCGGGTGGAAGGGCACACGGACAACCTGCCCATCCACAACGAACGCTTCGCTTCCAACTGGGAGCTGTCCGTCGCCCGGGCCACGCGGGTGGTGCGGTACCTGATCGAGCGCCACGGCTTGACGCCGGCTCGCTTGTCGGCCGCCGGCTACGGGGAGTTTCACCCGCTGGTGCCCAACACGTCCGAGGCCAACAGGCAGAAAAACCGCCGCGTCGACGTGGTGATCCTCAGGACCGGCCTCAAGGAGGAGCCGGCCCGGTAG
- a CDS encoding flagellar basal body-associated FliL family protein produces MQQPPAPPAPAPEPRSRGSGVAWAILIVALIIAASTGSAFLAYLMFNRALPAPAPQSAVTVREPAAPPPPSSAWASGTAPLGPTLDAGEFIVNLAPGPGMTIRYVRMGVVIEGDRKEVVAELEKRQPQVRDTIIAVVRASRFEELATAKGGDELRGRIVEALQKLVVRGRVVNVYFTEFVIQ; encoded by the coding sequence GTGCAACAACCTCCGGCGCCCCCGGCGCCGGCTCCGGAACCCCGATCCCGGGGCAGCGGCGTCGCCTGGGCGATCCTGATCGTCGCGCTCATCATCGCGGCGTCGACGGGCAGCGCCTTCCTGGCCTACTTGATGTTCAACCGAGCACTGCCCGCACCCGCTCCTCAAAGCGCGGTGACGGTCAGAGAGCCGGCGGCCCCACCACCCCCGTCATCGGCCTGGGCATCCGGGACCGCACCGCTCGGCCCGACTCTGGACGCCGGGGAGTTCATCGTCAACCTGGCTCCAGGGCCGGGGATGACCATACGGTACGTCCGGATGGGCGTGGTCATCGAGGGTGACCGCAAAGAAGTGGTCGCCGAACTGGAGAAGCGCCAGCCTCAGGTGCGCGACACCATCATCGCGGTCGTGCGGGCCAGCCGGTTCGAGGAACTCGCGACGGCCAAGGGGGGAGACGAGCTGCGCGGGCGGATCGTGGAGGCTTTGCAGAAGCTGGTCGTCCGGGGAAGAGTGGTGAACGTCTATTTCACCGAATTCGTCATTCAATAG
- the fliN gene encoding flagellar motor switch protein FliN: MVRVGPGARIPGPPEPSAPAPGDAVEVHPVRFGELQPGQAEGEAHNLNLLLDVGVTLTVEIGRARLTLGQVMELRRGSVVELDKLAGEPVDVLVNGKLVARGEIVLLDEKFGIKINDIVTRARRARELP; the protein is encoded by the coding sequence GTGGTACGGGTGGGGCCCGGCGCGCGTATCCCGGGGCCACCAGAACCGTCCGCTCCTGCTCCCGGCGACGCCGTGGAAGTGCATCCCGTGCGCTTCGGCGAACTGCAGCCCGGACAGGCTGAGGGAGAGGCCCACAACCTCAACCTGCTGCTGGACGTGGGCGTCACCCTCACGGTGGAGATCGGGCGGGCCCGGCTCACGCTGGGCCAGGTGATGGAGCTGCGGCGGGGCAGCGTGGTCGAGCTCGACAAACTCGCCGGCGAGCCGGTCGACGTGCTGGTCAACGGTAAGCTGGTCGCCCGCGGCGAGATCGTGCTGCTGGACGAGAAGTTCGGGATCAAGATCAACGACATCGTGACCCGGGCGCGCCGTGCCCGGGAGCTCCCGTGA
- a CDS encoding FliO/MopB family protein, with the protein MEGGVGWGDVLRVVGALALLGPLAYLASRAVASRGLARSSRILRVVDTLALGQGKALYLVAVGHYLLLVGLSGQTIRRLATWDDPALWEHIHAASSRGTPGDWLFRRAPWGRGKPAGDAPRPFEGHGGDGTSIGRPSDHEAP; encoded by the coding sequence ATGGAAGGCGGCGTAGGCTGGGGCGACGTGCTCCGGGTGGTGGGGGCGCTGGCGCTCCTCGGGCCGCTCGCCTACCTGGCGAGCCGGGCCGTGGCGAGCCGTGGCCTGGCCCGCTCCTCCCGGATCCTGCGGGTCGTCGACACGCTGGCCCTCGGGCAGGGCAAGGCGCTTTACCTCGTGGCCGTGGGGCACTACCTGTTGCTCGTGGGGCTGAGCGGGCAGACCATCCGGCGCCTGGCGACATGGGACGACCCGGCGCTGTGGGAGCACATCCACGCCGCCTCTTCCCGGGGCACCCCGGGGGACTGGCTTTTTCGACGCGCGCCGTGGGGAAGGGGGAAGCCGGCCGGAGATGCGCCCCGGCCGTTCGAAGGCCACGGGGGCGACGGCACCAGCATCGGCCGGCCATCCGACCATGAGGCTCCTTGA
- the fliP gene encoding flagellar type III secretion system pore protein FliP (The bacterial flagellar biogenesis protein FliP forms a type III secretion system (T3SS)-type pore required for flagellar assembly.), which yields MRLLDRSGRYHSRLLVGLLFLTLVWAGSGAPACAAAAAPAPLRLPSIELRLNGQPPQAPDLVTTLQILVLLTVLSLAPAILVMVTSFTRIVIVLSFVRNALSTPQVPPNQVLVGLALFLTFFTMHPTWQSVYSQAIAPYLQGEIGQQEALRRGELPLRDFMFRNTREKDLELFVSASGSPRPERRDQVPTYLLIPAFVISELKTAFQMGFLIFVPFLVIDMIVASTLMSMGMLMLPPVMISLPFKVLLFVMVDGWHLVTRALLTSVK from the coding sequence ATGAGGCTCCTTGACCGGTCCGGCCGGTACCACAGCCGGCTCCTGGTGGGGCTTCTTTTTTTGACGCTCGTGTGGGCAGGCTCGGGCGCGCCCGCGTGCGCCGCCGCTGCTGCGCCGGCGCCGCTTCGCCTGCCTTCGATCGAGCTGCGGCTCAACGGCCAGCCGCCGCAGGCGCCCGACCTGGTCACGACCCTTCAGATCCTGGTCCTCTTGACCGTGCTGAGCCTGGCGCCGGCGATCCTGGTGATGGTCACCTCCTTCACCCGCATCGTCATCGTCCTCTCTTTCGTGCGCAACGCGCTCTCGACTCCGCAGGTGCCTCCCAACCAGGTGCTGGTGGGGCTGGCACTCTTCTTGACTTTCTTCACCATGCACCCCACCTGGCAGAGCGTGTACTCGCAGGCCATCGCCCCGTACCTGCAGGGTGAGATCGGCCAGCAGGAGGCGCTCCGGCGGGGGGAACTGCCGTTGCGGGACTTCATGTTCCGCAACACCCGGGAGAAGGACCTGGAGCTCTTCGTCTCGGCCTCGGGCTCCCCCCGGCCCGAGCGGCGGGATCAGGTCCCGACGTACCTGCTGATACCGGCCTTCGTCATCAGCGAGCTGAAGACGGCTTTCCAGATGGGCTTTTTGATCTTCGTACCCTTCCTGGTTATCGACATGATCGTGGCCAGTACCTTAATGTCCATGGGCATGTTGATGCTGCCGCCCGTCATGATCTCGCTGCCGTTCAAAGTGCTGCTCTTCGTGATGGTGGACGGATGGCACCTCGTCACCAGGGCGCTGTTGACGAGCGTGAAGTAG
- the fliQ gene encoding flagellar biosynthesis protein FliQ, whose amino-acid sequence MSEATVLTLGRDAIVTVLLVSGPLVGLGLVVGVVVSILMATTQIQEQTLAFVPKILATLLGMLVFGAWMMRTLLDFTNRILGNLTSFIS is encoded by the coding sequence TTGAGCGAAGCCACCGTGCTGACGCTGGGCCGGGACGCCATCGTGACCGTGCTGCTGGTCTCGGGCCCGCTGGTGGGGCTGGGGCTCGTCGTGGGGGTCGTGGTCAGCATCCTGATGGCGACGACCCAGATCCAGGAGCAGACCCTGGCCTTCGTGCCCAAGATCCTGGCGACGCTGCTCGGGATGCTCGTCTTCGGCGCGTGGATGATGAGGACCCTGCTCGACTTCACGAACCGCATCCTGGGCAATCTGACGTCGTTCATCAGCTGA
- a CDS encoding flagellar biosynthetic protein FliR: MGSVAAFVLVWVRTSTLVLIARPVFGQPGVPALARLGLSAVLAWLLLPLVPIAPEAILQGLAAPGGAAAGSGLGPAWAGWAYALAREAVVGAVMAFGINTVFAAIMLAGQLVDLPMGFSVVNVIDPTMGQEVPLIGQFQMLLATLVFFGVNGHHEMIRALAQSLRLVPPGAMAASGVLLDATLDTFAQAFLLGIRLGAPVMAALFLSDVALAVVARAVPQLNVFVVGFPVKIVLGFVAILLALPAFTGVLSGIFGKGGGMWEWVGRMVSGLTP, translated from the coding sequence GTGGGCTCGGTGGCGGCGTTCGTCCTGGTGTGGGTACGGACCTCGACCCTCGTCCTGATCGCCCGCCCGGTCTTTGGCCAGCCGGGGGTGCCGGCGCTGGCGCGCCTCGGCCTGTCGGCGGTACTGGCGTGGCTCCTGCTGCCGCTCGTGCCCATCGCGCCGGAGGCGATCCTCCAGGGCCTCGCCGCGCCGGGCGGCGCAGCCGCCGGGTCCGGGCTCGGACCTGCCTGGGCCGGCTGGGCCTACGCCCTGGCCCGGGAGGCGGTCGTGGGGGCCGTCATGGCGTTCGGGATCAACACCGTGTTCGCCGCCATCATGCTGGCGGGGCAGCTGGTGGATCTGCCGATGGGCTTCAGCGTGGTCAACGTCATCGACCCGACGATGGGCCAGGAGGTCCCCCTCATCGGGCAGTTCCAGATGCTGCTCGCGACGCTCGTCTTCTTCGGGGTCAACGGGCATCACGAGATGATCCGGGCGCTTGCGCAGAGCCTGCGGCTGGTGCCGCCGGGCGCGATGGCGGCGTCGGGGGTGTTGCTCGATGCGACGCTGGATACGTTCGCTCAGGCCTTCTTGCTCGGCATCCGCCTCGGGGCGCCCGTGATGGCCGCCCTGTTCCTCTCCGACGTGGCCCTGGCGGTGGTGGCCCGGGCGGTACCGCAGCTCAACGTCTTCGTGGTCGGCTTCCCGGTCAAGATCGTGCTCGGCTTCGTCGCCATCCTGCTGGCGCTGCCCGCCTTCACGGGAGTCCTGTCGGGGATCTTCGGAAAGGGAGGGGGGATGTGGGAGTGGGTGGGCCGCATGGTTTCCGGGCTCACACCGTGA
- the flhB gene encoding flagellar biosynthesis protein FlhB: MGGPHGFRAHTVTTRPLLPSPLRFDLQRFADGERTEPATPRRRQEARKRGQVARSMDLTMALVILGGALMVRGVARLLIGDVRALGTRLWGGAFWEQELTLDTLRQVGWAGLVSARGVVPFVVGVGLAGLAAQVAQVGFLASGTPLEPQLARINPVAGFGRLFSARSLVELAKSAAKALVVFWAAYGFIRDVVTGAGDMVGSDPLHAAAWVGELAYGQLLRMGLVLLVIGIADYAYQRWEYEQSLRMSRHELLDELKQSEGDPHVRSRIRSRMRQIAMRRMMQQVPRASVVVTNPTHVAVALAYEPDRMEAPEVVAKGQDWLAQRIVQTAREHGVPVVENPPLAWSLWDTAEVGQAIPPDLYRAVAEVLAYVYRLRRPAGAAGRRR; the protein is encoded by the coding sequence GTGGGTGGGCCGCATGGTTTCCGGGCTCACACCGTGACGACGCGCCCGCTCCTGCCCTCTCCGCTCCGCTTCGACCTGCAGCGCTTCGCCGACGGTGAGCGCACGGAGCCGGCGACTCCTCGCCGCCGCCAGGAGGCTCGAAAGCGCGGCCAGGTGGCCCGCAGCATGGACCTTACCATGGCGCTCGTGATTCTCGGCGGGGCGCTCATGGTGCGGGGGGTCGCACGCCTCTTGATCGGCGACGTCCGGGCGCTCGGGACACGTCTTTGGGGCGGCGCGTTCTGGGAGCAGGAACTCACCCTGGACACGCTGCGCCAGGTCGGCTGGGCCGGGCTCGTCTCCGCCCGGGGGGTCGTCCCGTTCGTCGTCGGGGTCGGCCTGGCGGGGCTGGCGGCGCAGGTGGCCCAGGTGGGCTTCCTGGCGTCGGGCACGCCCCTCGAACCGCAGCTCGCCCGCATCAACCCGGTGGCAGGCTTCGGGCGGCTCTTCTCGGCCCGCTCCCTGGTGGAGCTGGCCAAGTCGGCGGCCAAGGCCCTGGTCGTCTTCTGGGCCGCCTACGGCTTCATCCGCGACGTGGTCACGGGGGCCGGTGACATGGTGGGATCCGACCCGCTCCATGCGGCGGCCTGGGTGGGGGAGCTGGCGTACGGGCAGCTCCTGCGCATGGGCCTGGTGCTGCTCGTCATCGGCATCGCCGACTACGCCTACCAGCGGTGGGAGTACGAGCAGAGCCTGCGCATGAGCCGCCACGAGCTGCTCGACGAGTTGAAGCAGTCCGAGGGCGACCCGCACGTGCGAAGCCGCATCCGCTCCCGCATGCGCCAGATCGCCATGCGGCGCATGATGCAGCAGGTGCCCCGGGCCAGCGTGGTCGTCACCAACCCGACCCACGTCGCCGTCGCCCTGGCCTACGAGCCCGACCGCATGGAGGCCCCCGAGGTCGTCGCCAAGGGCCAGGACTGGTTGGCGCAGCGCATCGTGCAGACCGCCCGCGAGCACGGCGTGCCGGTGGTGGAAAACCCGCCCCTGGCCTGGTCGCTGTGGGACACCGCGGAGGTGGGCCAGGCCATCCCGCCCGACCTGTACCGGGCCGTGGCCGAGGTGCTCGCTTACGTGTACCGGCTCCGGCGTCCGGCCGGGGCCGCCGGCAGGAGGAGGTAG
- the flhA gene encoding flagellar biosynthesis protein FlhA produces MMLGAAGRSDAAVFVAVVAIVLMMVLPLPPALLDLLLATNITLSLLILLLTMNVKEPLQFSVFPSVLLVVTLFRLALNISSTRLILLHAYAGRIIEAFGQFVVGGNYLVGFVIFLILVVIQFIVITRGAERVAEVAARFTLDAMPGKQMSIDADLNAGLISEQEARARRQAIEREADFYGAMDGASKFVKGDAIASVVITLINVLGGLAVGMLQMGMDVAEALRRYTLLTVGDGLVTQIPALLVSTATGIIVTRTSSEENMGQDMTRQLFGQPRTLGAAAGVLLVLALVPGLPTLPFLALAGVAAAAASAMSREQRRAAEKARLAAVEKEREEAKRPEAVMSLLQTDPVELEIGYSLIPLVDQSHGAELLDRITMVRRQVALDLGVVVPPIRIRDNMQLKPNSYVIKLRGVEIGKGELFPNHLLAMDSGQGLDALSGIRTHEPAFGLPAVWISQELRDQAEAAGCTVVDAPSVLATHLSELLRRHAAELLGRQETRVLLDHVKSFSAAVVEELVPDLLGLGEVQKVLQHLLREGVPIRDLVTILEALADSARESRDPEVLTEHVRAALARQLSHLYAEPDGTIPVITLAPALEQRLEELAASPAAPLDPQWLQQLVVRLGRAQEEAAARGKQAVVLCSPGVRRYLRRLIERPLPRLPVMSFAEVASGFQVKSEAVVDVPDAA; encoded by the coding sequence ATGATGCTGGGGGCGGCCGGGCGCTCGGACGCGGCGGTCTTCGTGGCGGTCGTCGCCATCGTGCTGATGATGGTCCTCCCGCTCCCGCCCGCCTTGCTCGACCTGCTGCTCGCCACCAACATCACGCTGTCGCTGTTGATCTTGCTCCTGACCATGAATGTCAAGGAGCCGCTGCAGTTTTCGGTCTTCCCCTCGGTGCTGCTGGTGGTCACCCTCTTCCGGCTCGCGCTCAACATCTCGTCGACGCGCCTCATCCTGCTGCACGCCTACGCCGGGCGGATCATCGAGGCGTTCGGGCAGTTCGTCGTGGGGGGCAACTACCTGGTTGGGTTCGTGATCTTCCTCATCCTGGTCGTCATCCAGTTCATCGTCATCACCCGCGGCGCCGAACGCGTGGCCGAGGTGGCGGCACGCTTCACCCTCGACGCGATGCCCGGCAAGCAGATGAGCATCGACGCCGACCTCAACGCCGGGCTCATCAGCGAGCAGGAGGCCCGGGCCCGGCGCCAGGCCATCGAGCGCGAGGCGGACTTCTACGGGGCCATGGACGGCGCCAGCAAGTTCGTCAAAGGCGATGCCATCGCGAGCGTGGTCATCACCCTCATCAACGTCCTCGGCGGACTGGCGGTCGGCATGCTCCAGATGGGCATGGACGTGGCCGAGGCGCTGCGCCGTTACACGCTGCTCACGGTGGGCGACGGGCTCGTGACCCAGATCCCGGCCCTCTTGGTCTCCACCGCCACCGGCATCATCGTGACCCGCACCTCGTCCGAGGAGAACATGGGCCAGGACATGACCCGCCAGCTTTTCGGCCAGCCCCGCACCCTGGGTGCGGCGGCCGGCGTCCTGCTGGTGCTGGCGCTGGTGCCGGGGCTTCCGACCCTCCCCTTCCTCGCGCTGGCCGGGGTGGCCGCGGCTGCCGCCTCGGCGATGTCGCGGGAGCAGCGGCGAGCGGCAGAGAAGGCAAGGCTCGCCGCGGTGGAAAAAGAACGGGAAGAGGCCAAGCGCCCCGAGGCCGTCATGAGCCTGCTCCAGACGGACCCGGTGGAACTGGAGATCGGCTACAGCCTCATCCCGCTGGTCGACCAGTCCCACGGCGCCGAACTCCTGGACCGTATCACCATGGTGCGCCGCCAGGTCGCCCTCGACCTGGGGGTCGTGGTGCCGCCCATCCGCATCCGGGACAACATGCAGCTCAAGCCCAACAGCTACGTGATCAAGCTGCGAGGCGTGGAGATTGGCAAGGGTGAGCTCTTCCCCAACCACCTGCTGGCCATGGACAGCGGGCAGGGGCTGGACGCCCTGTCGGGCATCCGGACCCATGAGCCTGCCTTCGGCTTGCCGGCGGTCTGGATCTCCCAGGAACTGCGCGACCAGGCGGAGGCGGCGGGCTGCACGGTGGTCGACGCGCCCTCGGTGCTGGCGACGCACCTGAGCGAACTCCTGCGGCGCCACGCCGCGGAGCTCCTCGGCCGCCAGGAGACGCGCGTGCTGCTCGACCACGTGAAGAGCTTCAGCGCCGCGGTGGTGGAGGAGCTGGTGCCGGACCTGCTGGGACTGGGCGAGGTGCAGAAGGTCCTGCAGCACCTGCTGCGGGAGGGCGTGCCCATCCGGGACCTCGTGACCATCCTCGAGGCGCTGGCCGACTCGGCGCGCGAAAGCCGCGACCCCGAGGTGCTCACCGAACACGTGCGGGCGGCGCTGGCCCGCCAGCTCTCGCACCTGTACGCCGAGCCGGACGGCACGATCCCTGTCATCACGCTGGCCCCGGCTCTGGAGCAGCGCCTGGAGGAGCTGGCCGCTTCCCCGGCGGCGCCCCTCGACCCGCAGTGGCTGCAGCAGCTGGTGGTGCGGCTGGGCCGCGCGCAAGAGGAGGCGGCAGCCCGGGGCAAGCAGGCGGTGGTGCTGTGCAGCCCCGGCGTGAGGCGCTACCTGCGCCGCCTCATCGAGCGGCCCCTGCCTCGCCTTCCGGTGATGTCGTTCGCCGAAGTGGCGTCGGGCTTCCAGGTCAAGAGTGAAGCGGTGGTGGACGTACCCGATGCGGCTTAA
- a CDS encoding flagellar biosynthesis protein FlhF: MRLKRYVASSMQQALDQVRQDMGDAALIVQTRQWRAWWKPWGPPKVEVVAALERGHEGVSAPPKARPGPAVPAAPRAGTGVLPGQVTPRSPGAPGRPRAPLPPARPVARAQETVWFDRLTRSDVEPATAWELVRQAAQLSELSGQDLEEALARQVASSVSTEPVWHKGDRPRVAMLVGPTGVGKTTTVAKLAANFSLIGGWKVGLVSTDTFRVGAIQHLRLYADLLGVPMRVADRPERLREILSDLDEELVLVDTTGHSPGDRARLQQVLALSQALPPGSHMLLVVPATLRQADMQELVDAYRPLPLSGVVVSKVDETRRRGALVNAPRWAGKPLAYITTGQGVPDDIEAADGAAVARWVLSPWVDEAIFERLGERTEA, translated from the coding sequence ATGCGGCTTAAGCGCTACGTCGCTTCCAGCATGCAGCAGGCCCTCGACCAGGTGCGCCAGGACATGGGCGACGCGGCGCTCATCGTGCAGACGCGGCAGTGGCGTGCCTGGTGGAAGCCGTGGGGGCCTCCCAAGGTCGAGGTGGTGGCCGCCCTCGAGCGAGGCCACGAGGGTGTCTCCGCTCCCCCAAAGGCGCGGCCCGGGCCTGCGGTGCCGGCGGCCCCCCGGGCCGGGACGGGCGTCTTGCCCGGCCAGGTCACCCCGCGCAGCCCCGGTGCCCCGGGCCGCCCCCGCGCTCCCTTGCCACCGGCCCGCCCGGTGGCCAGGGCGCAGGAGACGGTCTGGTTCGACCGGCTCACCCGCTCCGACGTCGAGCCGGCGACCGCCTGGGAGCTGGTGCGCCAGGCGGCCCAGCTGTCCGAGCTCTCCGGCCAGGACCTCGAGGAGGCCCTGGCCCGGCAGGTGGCGTCGAGCGTCAGCACCGAGCCGGTCTGGCACAAGGGCGATCGGCCCCGGGTGGCCATGCTGGTGGGGCCCACCGGGGTCGGCAAGACCACCACGGTGGCCAAGCTCGCCGCCAACTTCTCCCTCATCGGCGGCTGGAAGGTGGGGCTGGTGAGCACCGACACCTTCCGGGTCGGAGCCATCCAGCACCTGCGGCTGTACGCCGACCTGCTGGGCGTGCCGATGCGGGTGGCCGACCGCCCCGAGCGGTTGCGGGAGATCCTGTCCGATTTGGACGAGGAGCTGGTGCTGGTGGATACCACGGGGCACAGCCCCGGAGATCGGGCCCGCCTGCAGCAGGTGCTCGCCCTGAGCCAGGCCCTGCCCCCGGGATCCCACATGCTCCTGGTGGTGCCGGCCACGCTGCGCCAGGCGGACATGCAGGAACTGGTGGACGCATACCGGCCGCTGCCGCTTTCGGGCGTGGTGGTGAGCAAGGTCGACGAGACCCGCCGCCGCGGCGCCCTCGTCAACGCGCCCCGCTGGGCCGGCAAGCCCCTGGCCTACATCACGACCGGTCAGGGCGTGCCGGACGACATCGAGGCGGCCGACGGGGCTGCCGTCGCCCGCTGGGTCCTTTCGCCATGGGTGGACGAAGCGATCTTCGAGCGCCTGGGCGAGCGGACAGAGGCATAG
- a CDS encoding MinD/ParA family protein, with translation MARANGRPGSAGWTPPVADQAAGLRALLAGVSGPGPSPPAAEEAAGTAPAGLARVMAITSGKGGVGKTSLAVNLALALQQMGTKVALVDADMGMANVDILMGLVPERHLGDLVEGRCTLDEAICAGPEGVVVLPGASGLWELASIRGEPLQRLLQEIRRLDRLVDLVLVDTGAGIGEQVLTMLRATPEAVLVVTPEPTSLTDAYGLVKVLARSGSLPRLHCVVNMHKSAHEATAAANRLRTVARRFLGIEITPLGSVPFDPVVSRAVLDQVPLLLRFPHSAAAGAVREIAGRLAQAPASQRSRSGGLSGTLRRMLRGWA, from the coding sequence GTGGCACGCGCGAACGGTCGACCCGGCTCCGCCGGCTGGACGCCGCCGGTCGCCGACCAGGCGGCGGGCCTGCGGGCGCTCTTGGCCGGCGTGTCCGGGCCCGGGCCGTCGCCGCCGGCGGCGGAGGAGGCCGCCGGAACGGCGCCGGCGGGGCTTGCCCGGGTGATGGCCATCACCAGCGGCAAGGGCGGGGTCGGCAAGACGAGCCTGGCCGTCAATCTGGCCCTGGCCCTGCAGCAGATGGGGACGAAAGTGGCCCTGGTGGACGCCGACATGGGCATGGCCAACGTGGACATCTTGATGGGGCTGGTGCCCGAGCGGCACCTCGGCGACCTCGTGGAGGGGCGATGCACGCTGGACGAGGCGATTTGTGCCGGGCCCGAGGGGGTCGTCGTGCTGCCGGGGGCCTCGGGGCTGTGGGAGCTCGCTTCGATCCGGGGCGAGCCGCTCCAGCGCCTGCTGCAGGAGATCCGCCGGCTCGACCGGCTGGTGGACCTGGTGCTGGTCGATACCGGCGCCGGCATCGGCGAGCAGGTGCTCACCATGCTCCGGGCGACCCCGGAGGCCGTGCTCGTCGTGACTCCGGAGCCCACCTCGCTCACCGACGCGTACGGGCTGGTCAAGGTGCTGGCCCGCTCCGGGAGCCTGCCCCGGTTGCATTGCGTGGTCAACATGCACAAGAGCGCCCACGAGGCCACCGCCGCGGCGAATCGCCTGCGGACCGTCGCCCGGCGGTTCCTGGGGATCGAGATCACCCCCCTCGGGAGCGTGCCGTTCGACCCGGTGGTGAGCCGGGCCGTGCTCGACCAGGTACCCCTTCTCTTGCGCTTTCCGCACAGCGCGGCCGCCGGCGCCGTCCGGGAAATTGCCGGCCGCCTGGCCCAGGCTCCGGCTTCGCAGCGAAGCCGGTCCGGAGGACTGAGCGGCACCCTGCGGCGAATGCTGCGAGGGTGGGCGTGA